AAATACTACAGGTTCAATTCAGGCACTTCGGACCGTTCAGGAAGATGGAGTAATCTTTACTTCCTATGAAAATATCGGTCGTGAGCAAGCCATCGGTTCCAGTGTGTTTATGAATATCAATATCAGCAATAAATTCTCCTTGAATGGAGGGTTTGACGCCTACTATGCAATTCTTGACAATGGACTTACTGATCCCCAGTTTGCTGCGCAAAATGAAGGATTTGTAGTCGGCGGTAGAATGTTTGGGAACTATACATTTCCTAAAAACTGGCAGATTCAATTGTTCAGTTTTGCTAGAGGTCGCCAGGTTCAGCTTCAAGGTACTTCAGGAGGGTTCGCCGCTTATGGGTTAAATCTTAATAAGCAGTTCAATGAGAAAAGAGGTTCCATTGGATTCGGTGCCGAAAACTTCTTAGCTAAGGAATTTATCATTCGAAATCAAATTATCACCCCAACTATCATTCAAAACAGTACCAGTGCCATCCGAAATCTGAACTTCAAGGTCAATTTCAGCTACCGAATCGGAAAGTTGAGTATGGATCAGCGTCCTCGAAGAAGAAAGTCGATCAATAATGATGACTTGAAAGACGGAGGAGATGGAGGACAAATGGAGAACCAAGGAGGTGCCGCTCCAGTCCGAAACAGATAAGAAAACTGGAACAAATGAATCTTAATCTTTTAAAATACGATAGATAGATTGGGTAACAAAAAACCCGGACAGTGTATGTTCGGGCTTTTTTTCTGACATGAAATTATAGGGGTGTTTGAACAATAAAGCCAGACTTTTTGAGTCTGGCTTTTTCAATTTTTATGTGGCTTGTATTAGCCTTTATAAAGTACCCGATTGATCGCGTCAACGGTACGCTTTACGTTTGGAAGCGTGGCTTCAATGTAGGTTGGAGAGTAGCTCAAAGGAATATCCATTGAATTAACTCTCATGACAGGAGCATCAAGGTAATCAAATGCATAACGCTGGAAATGATACGTCAATTCGGAAGAAATACCTGCAAGTGGGTTAGCCTCCTCTACGATTACTACACGGTTTGTCTTTTTCACTGACTCAACACAAGTCGCATAATCAATTGGACGGACGGTGCGAAGATCAATGACTTCACATTCAATTCCTTGCTTAGCAATTTCTTCAGCAGCCTCTAGTGCTACTTTCATCATTTTTCCGAATGAAATGACTGTGACATCCTTCCCTTTTCGTTTGATATCTGCCACTCCGATTGGAAGTAGGTATTCACCTTCTGGAACGGCTCCTTTGTCGCTGTACATCACTTCAGACTCCATGAAAATAACTGGATCTGGGTCACGGATCGCTGATTTAAGCAGTCCCTTGGCATCATAAGGATTAGAAGGGACAATCACCTTAAGACCTGGAGTATTGGCAAACCAATTTTCAAAGTTGGATGAGTGAGTTGCTCCAAGCTGACCGGCATTACCGGTAGGTCCTCGAAATACAATAGGAACTGAATAAGCACCACCTGACATAGAGAACATCTTGGCGGCAGAGTTAATGATCTGGTCAATTGCCACTAGGGAGAAATTGAATGTCATGAACTCGATGATTGGTCTAAGACCATTCATTGCAGCACCTACACCAAGCCCTGCAAAGCCAAGCTCTGCGATTGGAGTGTCATAAACCCGATCGGG
Above is a window of Algoriphagus sanaruensis DNA encoding:
- a CDS encoding pyruvate dehydrogenase complex E1 component subunit beta; its protein translation is MREIQFREALREAMSEEMRRDKNVFLMGEEVAEYNGAYKVSQGMLDEFGPDRVYDTPIAELGFAGLGVGAAMNGLRPIIEFMTFNFSLVAIDQIINSAAKMFSMSGGAYSVPIVFRGPTGNAGQLGATHSSNFENWFANTPGLKVIVPSNPYDAKGLLKSAIRDPDPVIFMESEVMYSDKGAVPEGEYLLPIGVADIKRKGKDVTVISFGKMMKVALEAAEEIAKQGIECEVIDLRTVRPIDYATCVESVKKTNRVVIVEEANPLAGISSELTYHFQRYAFDYLDAPVMRVNSMDIPLSYSPTYIEATLPNVKRTVDAINRVLYKG